In a genomic window of Cydia fagiglandana chromosome 8, ilCydFagi1.1, whole genome shotgun sequence:
- the LOC134666554 gene encoding zeta-sarcoglycan-like — MEAHSLGRTRHTPTVRNHIVYTDQKGRKIPYADKTTPEPILNNNGRETKVDSIRNSYNSQLKVGIYGWRKKCLYILVMALMLMMIINLALTLWVLKVLDFNSEGMGQLRIVPGGLQLLGQALVLDSLFASSIKSRRGQPIAIESSRNFTVSTRDTEGLLQSRLFLSHDRLEVNAPRLEVRDARGALLFGAGQDSVTVGADTLTITSPAGATLHTSAQTPLVRAPPSKRLTLESPTRSLEVHAPQGIELESRAGDISASCLTTFHLKSVAGAIRLDAPSIYMPKLKSALPLPPSSPHSHDPHHQNIYQLCACANGKLFLAPPHGACAAREESLICR, encoded by the exons aatcCCTTATGCTGACAAGACCACGCCGGAGCCAATCCTGAACAACAATGGACGAGAAACAAAGGTCGATTCCATCAGAAACAGTTACAACAGCCAGTTAAAAGTGGGCATCTACGGATGGCGGAAGAAATGCCTTTACATTCTCGTCATGGCGCTAATGCTTATGATGATTATCAACCTCGCACTGACGCTTTGGGTTTTGAAAGTGTTGGATTTTAATTCG GAAGGGATGGGCCAGCTAAGAATAGTGCCAGGAGGCCTACAGTTACTGGGACAGGCTTTAGTGCTGGACTCGTTATTCGCTTCGAGTATCAAGTCGAGGAGAGGCCAGCCCATTGCCATCGAATCATCTAGGAACTTTACTGTTTCTACGAGAGACACTGAGGGATTGTTGCAGAGTCggttatttttaa GTCATGATCGTTTAGAAGTAAACGCACCCCGGCTGGAGGTGCGTGACGCGCGCGGCGCGCTGTTGTTCGGCGCGGGACAGGACTCGGTGACCGTGGGCGCGGACACGCTCACCATCACCAGCCCCGCCGGCGCCACGCTGCACACCTCCGCGCAAACCCCGTTGGTGCGCGCGCCACCATCCAAAAGACTAAC ATTAGAATCCCCGACGCGTTCTCTGGAAGTGCACGCGCCGCAGGGCATCGAGCTGGAGTCTCGCGCTGGCGACATCAGTGCCAGCTGCCTCACCACCTTTCACCTCAAGTCTGTTGCGGGCGCT ATACGTTTAGACGCACCAAGTATATACATGCCCAAGCTGAAATCGGCCTTACCGTTACCGCCTTCATCGCCGCACTCGCATGACCCCCACCACCAGAACATCTACCAGCTGTGCGCGTGCGCCAACGGCAAGCTGTTCCTCGCGCCGCCTCACGGCGCCTGCGCTGCTAGGGAAGAAAGTCTTATATGCCGATGA